From Xiphophorus hellerii strain 12219 chromosome 9, Xiphophorus_hellerii-4.1, whole genome shotgun sequence, a single genomic window includes:
- the LOC116725241 gene encoding vesicle transport protein SFT2B-like translates to MDKLKSVLSGEESRREDRNILQSVNEASTLGWGTRIKGFIACFVVGAACTVLGVCMLFLPRIGLTLFIVFYTFGNICALCSTMFLMGPMKQLKRMCDKTRALATTIMLTCLVLTLCAAFWWKNFGLALLFCILQILSFCWYSLSYIPFVREAIMKAVALCIK, encoded by the exons ATGGATAAATTAAAATCGGTCCTTAGCGGGGAAGAGTCTCGACGAGAGGACCGCAACATTTTACAG TCTGTGAACGAAGCCTCCACTTTAGGCTGGGGGACCCGCATAAAGGGATTCATCGCCTGTTTTGTTGTGGGAGCCGCGTGCACAGTTTTG GGAGTATGCATGCTGTTTCTGCCCAGAATTGGTCTCACTCTCTTCATCGTCTTCTAcacatttggaaacatttgtgCCCTTTGCAG CACGATGTTTCTGATGGGCCCAATGAAGCAGCTGAAGAGGATGTGTGACAAAACCAGAGCACTGGCCACAACGATCATGCTT ACTTGCCTTGTTTTAACTCTGTGCGCTGCCTTCTGG tggAAGAACTTTGGACttgctttattattttgcattttgcagATCTTGTCCTTTTGCTG GTACAGTCTCTCATACATCCCCTTTGTCAG GGAGGCGATCATGAAAGCTGTGGCTCTCTGCATAAAGTGA
- the LOC116726423 gene encoding vesicle transport protein SFT2B-like — MFQSIKDRKKDQKDKPKVLQVREKDQKDKLKVFKPPKLKESSTNWGLMGFICCYFVGVGSIILGVYVSFLPHFGTDLFVGLYAFGNIFALSSTLFLVGPVKQLKRMCDMSRVLAALTMLACVVLTPYAALWWNSFGFTMLFCALHILSFSWYSLSFTPYVRKMLKMFSLVKLCRSVCFGRKVRDSLGRVSY, encoded by the exons ATGTTTCAGTCAATTAAGGATCGAAAGAAGGACCAAAAGGATAAACCAAAGGTTTtgcag GTTCGAGAGAAAGACCAAAAAGATAAATTGAAGGTTTTcaag CCACCAAAACTGAAGGAATCCTCCACAAACTGGGGATTAATGGGATTCATCTGCTGTTACTTCGTGGGAGTTGGATCCATAATTCTG GGAGTTTATGTGAGCTTCCTCCCTCACTTTGGAACGGATCTCTTCGTCGGCCTCTATgcttttggaaacatttttgctctttCCAG CACTTTGTTTCTCGTGGGGCCAGTGAAGCAGCTGAAGAGGATGTGCGACATGTCCAGAGTATTGGCCGCCCTCACCATGCTT GCCTGCGTAGTTTTGACTCCCTATGCAGCTCTATGG TGGAACAGCTTCGGATTTACTATGCTGTTTTGCGCTTTGCACATATTGTCATTTTCCTG GTACAGTCTGTCATTCACGCCGTACGTCAG GAAGATGCTGAAGATGTTCTCTCTTGTCAAGCTGTGTAGATCCGTGTGTTTTGGGAGGAAGGTTCGAGATTCGCTGGGACGGGTTTCTTACTGA